The following coding sequences are from one Kwoniella dendrophila CBS 6074 chromosome 8, complete sequence window:
- a CDS encoding D-tyrosyl-tRNA(Tyr) deacylase: MKAVIQKVFSANNVVDGQTVSSIGKGLLVLVGIGREDEEADRAAIIKKILNIKLFEEEDGSLWKKSVQEIDGEVLCVSQFTLYAGFNKGAKPEFRTAMTPADSKVFFDAFLEEIKAAYKPDKIQQNIFGSTGTVSLVNDGPTTILLDSTDMGKKSKSNSASASASGTSTPAVVDPEAIAQKKLQVLAAKAKKKAEWEAKKESIKAGQIDQTEVKQDEALVKIANQLKLEDESKQ; encoded by the exons ATGAAAGCCGTAATACAGAAAGTTTTCTCGGCAAATAACGTCGTAGATGGTCAAACCGTTAGTTCAATAGGTAAAGGATTATTGGTGCTCGTTGGTATAGGTAGAG aggatgaagaagccGATAGAGCAGcgataatcaagaaaatacTGAATATCAAACtgtttgaagaagaagatggatcattATGGAAAAAGAGCGTCCAAGAAATAGACGGAGAGGTACTCTGTG TGTCGCAATTTACTCTTTATGCTGGTTTCAATAAAGGTGCAAAACCAG AATTTCGTACTGCTATG ACACCGGCAGATAGTAAAGTATTTTTTGATGCATTTTTGGAGGAGATAAAAGCTGCATATAAACCTGACAAGATCCAAC AAAACATATTCGGATCAACGGGGACTGTATCTCTAGTAAATGAC GGACCTACAACAATCTTACTGGATAGTACAGATATgggtaaaaaatcaaaatcaaattcagcttccGCTTCAGCTTCCGGTACTTCAACACCAGCTGTTGTAGATCCTGAGGCTATAGCGCAGAAAAAGCTTCAAGTTCTAGCGGCAAAAGCTAAGAAGAAAGCAGAATGGGAAGCAAAGAAAGAATCCATAAAAGCTGGTCAGATAGATCAGACGGAGGTTAAGCAGGATGAGGCGTTGGTGAAGATCGCGAATCAACTCAAGTTGGAAGACGAAAGTAAGCAATAA